The proteins below come from a single Nitrospiraceae bacterium genomic window:
- a CDS encoding IS110 family transposase yields MNSCGIDLASEASAVCIVNEQGTLLREQMVATEARELGKALTGLGRLRCVVEAAPLAAWVAQQLETQGHEVILIDPRRAKAVIQTKNKTDKLDARNLAKLAQVGWYTAVHRKTPAARLQRTHLQARNGLVETAQAARIRGLLRAHGVKVGAVSAGQFVATVQALVAEHVPALTTALEPLLLIDRQAHEGAKALARHVTKQVKQDPLCQRLMPVPGVGPLVAGTYVATLDDPTRFRTSTQVAAYLGLVARVYQSGAANYHGRIRKEGDKLRRWLFVEAAHVLLTRTKRSSALKRWGLK; encoded by the coding sequence ATGAACTCCTGTGGCATTGATTTGGCGAGCGAAGCCAGTGCGGTGTGTATCGTGAACGAACAAGGCACCCTCCTCCGCGAACAGATGGTCGCGACCGAAGCCCGTGAGTTGGGCAAGGCGTTGACGGGGTTGGGCCGCCTACGATGTGTGGTGGAAGCGGCGCCCTTAGCGGCATGGGTCGCGCAGCAGTTGGAGACGCAGGGGCATGAGGTGATCCTCATTGATCCACGGCGAGCCAAGGCGGTGATTCAGACCAAGAACAAGACGGACAAGTTGGATGCGCGGAATCTGGCGAAACTGGCGCAGGTTGGGTGGTACACAGCGGTGCATCGGAAAACCCCTGCGGCCCGTCTGCAACGGACCCACCTGCAAGCCCGCAATGGGCTCGTCGAGACAGCCCAAGCCGCTCGGATTCGGGGCTTGTTGCGGGCGCATGGGGTCAAAGTCGGCGCGGTGTCTGCGGGGCAGTTCGTCGCCACCGTGCAGGCCTTGGTGGCGGAGCATGTTCCGGCCCTGACCACGGCACTGGAGCCCTTACTCTTGATTGATCGCCAGGCGCATGAGGGCGCCAAGGCGTTGGCCCGTCACGTCACGAAGCAGGTGAAGCAGGATCCGCTCTGTCAACGCTTGATGCCAGTGCCGGGCGTGGGGCCCTTAGTGGCGGGGACATATGTGGCGACCCTAGACGATCCCACACGGTTCCGCACCTCGACGCAGGTGGCAGCCTATCTGGGGTTGGTGGCCCGAGTCTATCAATCCGGGGCCGCCAACTATCACGGGCGGATCCGTAAAGAAGGCGACAAGTTGCGGCGCTGGCTGTTCGTCGAAGCCGCTCATGTCTTGCTGACGCGGACGAAGCGGAGCTCTGCACTCAAGCGGTGGGGGCTGAAGTGA
- a CDS encoding beta-glucosidase: MKKHATFPEGFLWGAATSAYQVEGAPLADGAGPSIWQRFAHTPGNILNGDTGDVACDHYHRWREDIALMKELGLQAYRFSVAWARIFPEGKGSLNEKGLDFYERLVDGLLEAGIEPLLTLYHWDLPAALDDLGGWLNPDIAHWFADYGEAMYRRLDGRVKKWTTLNEPWVVTDGGYLHGVLAPGHSCHYEAPVAAHHLMRAHGAAVQAYRAVGAHEIGLVVNIEPKYPASDDPKDLAATNRADAYMNRQFLDPALLGSYPEEMTEIFGDAWPEWPAKDFELICQKIDFVGLNYYTRAVTGDGPDCLPVRARTVRQPHKTYTETGWEVYPEGLSDTLLWLKNRYGEMPLYITENGSAFFDPPKAIHGRVIDPVRMHYLNQHLCAVRTAIEKGVDVRGYMAWSLMDNYEWSFGYAKRFGIVHVDFETLERTPKDTARYYSKIIESNGAVLDEPFLPLSVHA, translated from the coding sequence ATGAAAAAACACGCGACATTTCCCGAAGGGTTTCTCTGGGGTGCTGCTACATCGGCCTACCAGGTTGAGGGGGCCCCGCTGGCCGATGGTGCAGGTCCAAGCATCTGGCAGCGTTTCGCCCACACGCCGGGAAATATCCTGAATGGCGATACCGGCGACGTCGCCTGCGATCATTATCATCGCTGGCGTGAGGATATCGCGCTCATGAAGGAGCTGGGATTGCAGGCCTATCGGTTTTCGGTGGCCTGGGCGCGTATTTTTCCTGAAGGCAAAGGAAGCCTGAATGAGAAGGGCCTGGATTTTTACGAAAGGCTTGTTGACGGCCTTCTGGAAGCCGGGATCGAACCGCTCCTGACATTGTATCACTGGGATTTGCCCGCAGCGTTGGATGATCTTGGCGGATGGCTGAATCCGGACATTGCGCATTGGTTTGCCGATTATGGGGAGGCGATGTACCGGCGGTTGGATGGCCGGGTTAAAAAATGGACGACACTCAATGAACCCTGGGTGGTCACGGATGGCGGCTATTTGCATGGCGTCCTGGCCCCAGGGCATTCCTGTCACTATGAAGCGCCGGTTGCCGCGCATCATCTGATGCGCGCCCATGGTGCGGCCGTTCAGGCCTATCGTGCGGTCGGGGCTCATGAGATCGGCCTGGTGGTGAATATCGAGCCGAAGTATCCGGCGTCGGATGATCCGAAAGATCTGGCGGCTACCAATCGTGCGGATGCGTATATGAACCGGCAGTTTTTAGATCCCGCGCTCCTGGGATCCTATCCGGAGGAAATGACGGAGATCTTCGGTGACGCCTGGCCGGAATGGCCTGCCAAGGACTTCGAGCTTATTTGTCAGAAGATCGATTTTGTCGGGCTGAATTATTACACGCGTGCCGTGACAGGTGATGGCCCGGACTGTTTGCCTGTCAGGGCCAGGACGGTTCGCCAACCCCACAAGACCTACACGGAAACCGGGTGGGAGGTCTATCCGGAGGGGCTTTCCGATACGCTCCTCTGGCTCAAAAATCGGTATGGTGAAATGCCGCTGTATATCACCGAGAATGGCTCGGCCTTCTTTGATCCGCCGAAAGCGATTCATGGACGGGTCATTGACCCGGTACGGATGCACTACCTGAACCAGCATCTGTGCGCGGTCCGGACCGCGATTGAGAAAGGCGTCGATGTGCGGGGATATATGGCCTGGTCTCTGATGGACAACTATGAATGGTCCTTCGGGTATGCCAAGCGATTCGGCATTGTTCATGTCGATTTTGAGACTCTCGAGCGCACGCCGAAGGATACAGCCCGGTATTATTCGAAAATTATCGAATCCAATGGTGCGGTTCTGGACGAACCCTTTCTGCCTCTTTCCGTGCATGCCTAA
- a CDS encoding exo-alpha-sialidase: MAWRSCRTKNLAILGMLCVVVGLPGVHAAEAVTVRHAKNMSFPSQCAEEDNVNIPIYGGYVSDYQITATFPTYYPLQRGQQDLCVGDLTNCEQAWDMRPTAQIAYYDSAQRTLKFVWQSPGFYWYPIETPDTDNADVGQYVSLAYPPTDRYWVGLGAPPAMAYYDALKQNLMYIVRDEKGTWRQPEIVDSTGDVGKYVSLRISRDRRHHVVYYDADHGNLKYTYKSNPDMVGGWATPTILDANGDVGQHAAMAIGPRGSLHVVYYDADTKDLKYVTNDDAHGWSAPVVLDAVGDVGTYASMSVYYEGWTEKMNGAYEGQYPHITYYDASNGTLKYIYQDAQGWSTPVVLDGAGDVGQYTSTAFGPDGALHVAYYDATNQDLKYLHKEAAAASWPAAIVLDAVGDVGRFASLGVTARGYPNIAYYDADNQRLKFLAKTKTTAPQWDNPQVIASGAAVQYASLVTSGFVDIADLDGKDIYNDGNVAVRVMDVSGWPYESGMAVNIVGGQSEPDHDFIQFLKRTDDAHAPPQIFVLYANGYARIITQPPVGREERVCFGSSMIIGPAAEDPLFPFIPIERLDIDPHTMSITVRYKNGSSAVLQLQAEPGKTTVRVTDVTYDTLTAPFVTMRSMWVANDNSDISRIQAESSSGVVQTYPIDPTHEEWTTIPGDSWSFDRPTYSRHNTSCPDFKVEVLRPLGSFVTRQAEDYRSGTLLKSPRKTASGGHTIRGTGEANYVLDLTENIANPSIRLRYTKGKSAGDQVTIFVDGRRQATIEMEDGGTLGDYKVTQEMRLSHALPAGPHTITLEVQSATGTLELDYFVIHNQAEHPSP, translated from the coding sequence ATGGCTTGGCGTTCATGTAGGACAAAAAATCTGGCGATTCTCGGGATGCTGTGTGTGGTGGTGGGCCTGCCAGGCGTTCATGCTGCCGAAGCCGTCACGGTGCGTCACGCCAAGAATATGAGCTTTCCGTCACAGTGCGCCGAAGAAGACAATGTGAATATTCCGATCTATGGCGGCTATGTGTCCGACTATCAAATCACCGCGACCTTTCCCACCTATTATCCCCTCCAACGCGGGCAGCAGGATCTCTGTGTTGGGGATCTCACCAACTGCGAACAGGCCTGGGACATGCGGCCAACGGCGCAGATCGCTTACTACGATTCGGCGCAACGGACGTTGAAATTTGTCTGGCAGTCGCCTGGCTTCTATTGGTATCCGATTGAAACGCCGGACACGGACAACGCGGATGTCGGACAATATGTGTCGTTGGCGTATCCGCCGACAGACCGGTATTGGGTGGGCTTAGGTGCGCCACCGGCCATGGCCTATTATGACGCGCTCAAACAAAACCTCATGTATATTGTCCGGGATGAAAAGGGGACGTGGCGCCAGCCGGAGATTGTCGATTCCACCGGCGATGTCGGGAAATACGTCTCGTTGCGTATTAGTCGGGATAGGCGGCATCACGTCGTGTATTACGATGCGGATCATGGGAATTTAAAATATACCTATAAGAGCAATCCCGATATGGTGGGCGGATGGGCGACCCCAACGATCCTGGACGCAAACGGCGATGTCGGGCAGCATGCCGCCATGGCGATAGGTCCCAGAGGCAGCCTCCATGTGGTGTATTACGATGCTGACACGAAGGATTTGAAATATGTCACCAACGATGACGCGCATGGATGGTCGGCGCCCGTGGTCCTGGATGCCGTCGGCGATGTCGGCACCTATGCCTCAATGAGCGTGTACTATGAGGGGTGGACGGAGAAAATGAACGGGGCGTATGAAGGGCAGTATCCGCATATCACCTATTACGATGCGAGCAACGGAACTTTAAAATACATCTATCAGGATGCACAGGGGTGGTCGACCCCGGTGGTGTTGGATGGGGCGGGAGATGTCGGTCAATATACGTCGACGGCGTTTGGTCCTGATGGAGCTCTACATGTGGCGTATTATGATGCCACGAATCAGGATTTAAAATACCTTCATAAAGAGGCTGCTGCGGCATCATGGCCGGCGGCGATCGTTCTTGATGCGGTGGGGGATGTCGGCCGGTTTGCCTCGCTGGGGGTGACGGCAAGAGGATATCCAAATATTGCCTATTACGATGCGGATAACCAGCGTTTAAAATTTCTGGCGAAGACGAAGACGACTGCGCCGCAGTGGGATAATCCTCAGGTCATCGCATCCGGTGCCGCCGTGCAGTATGCGAGTTTGGTGACTTCGGGTTTTGTGGATATCGCGGATCTTGACGGGAAGGACATTTACAACGACGGCAATGTGGCGGTTCGAGTCATGGATGTGTCCGGGTGGCCCTATGAATCCGGGATGGCCGTGAATATCGTGGGCGGACAATCGGAGCCGGATCACGATTTTATCCAGTTTCTTAAACGGACGGACGACGCGCATGCCCCCCCGCAAATATTTGTGCTCTATGCCAATGGATACGCACGGATTATCACCCAACCCCCGGTAGGGCGGGAGGAACGGGTCTGTTTCGGATCCTCGATGATTATCGGGCCGGCGGCAGAGGACCCCTTGTTTCCTTTTATTCCGATCGAGAGGCTGGATATCGATCCGCACACGATGTCCATCACGGTGCGATATAAAAACGGATCGTCCGCGGTGTTGCAGCTCCAGGCCGAACCGGGCAAGACGACGGTGCGCGTGACGGATGTGACATATGACACCCTCACCGCGCCGTTTGTCACCATGCGTTCTATGTGGGTGGCCAATGATAATAGCGATATCTCCCGCATCCAGGCCGAATCATCCTCCGGTGTCGTGCAGACATACCCGATCGATCCGACGCATGAGGAATGGACCACGATCCCGGGCGATTCCTGGAGTTTTGACCGGCCTACCTATTCGCGGCACAATACCTCGTGCCCGGATTTCAAAGTCGAGGTGCTGCGCCCACTCGGCTCCTTTGTGACCCGGCAGGCTGAGGACTATCGCTCGGGTACCCTGCTGAAATCGCCCCGCAAGACGGCGTCCGGGGGACACACGATACGAGGGACGGGAGAAGCGAACTATGTGTTGGATCTGACCGAGAACATTGCGAATCCAAGCATTCGCCTGAGATATACCAAGGGCAAAAGTGCGGGTGATCAGGTCACGATCTTCGTGGATGGCCGGCGCCAGGCGACGATTGAGATGGAGGATGGGGGCACCCTGGGTGATTATAAGGTAACGCAAGAGATGCGATTATCCCACGCGCTCCCCGCCGGTCCCCATACGATCACCTTGGAGGTGCAATCGGCTACTGGAACTTTGGAATTGGATTATTTCGTTATCCACAACCAGGCCGAACATCCGAGTCCATAA
- a CDS encoding discoidin domain-containing protein gives MTFCKRRVLTVLSILVLLMMAATAAPAASNIPAKDTWRVTASSIQSDEFLPGYLADSDMTTRWSSQAKDEEWALIDLGKVVEITGFTLHWENGYSSKYNLLVSTDAQVWTTVYINDEGDGQMDDIFIRPVSARYVRLDTRERATSWGNSLWEFDIKGTDDIVDISVIAGGGANTPALMDGRKDTVWKSEAVDRAELLLDLRKSRTISGLRVDWGEQYAGAVDMAISLDGKEWKDVSSISVSAGSQGQSDFVPQDPSEVRYIRLVLTNPMKAGSGFAISDISLRGPKEVFTPFIRYQFDARRAPFGDYPPHVRGYQTYWTLVGLPIDTEESLFDEYGNLESRRDGPMLMPYVKEGDNLYSAAVAANIRQELQDGYLPAPIVKWETGNGLHFRSEAITSGPVDASMTYVRHRLENRSDTVRKGDLIVTLRPAQINPKWQHGGLSPIHSIRYVHETGKLVMVNDKNTYLALSPADSFLGSQYAHGDIANHLRGRVMLSAGADGKGDAKSIEDQTGTGLLSAAWTYAFELKPGESKEVVFAAPLHETLTHLKKAGDFETLRKEYVTFWTDKLNRVGFELANKAVVNTVKSQIAYILLNNDGVVIQPGARSYNRTWMRDGAIISATLMRLGFFDEVRDFLNWYAERVEPDGLVPPILFTSGEVYDGWGRNIEWDSQGQFIYAIMEYYRFTGDRGFLEKHFDAVHRAMKYIVMLRERTLDPKHYAHLEAGERLKGILPPSISHEGFITPMHSYWDDFWAIRGWADGIEMAEILGRKFLADWARTESKNFTTSVRESIEKTMAWKSADYIPVDADKGTPDPTSIAIAMFPTEAWHVLPGDILDRTFRNYYRMVKERDAGSTPYSYTPYEVRNILALATLGYRKEAFDLHEILFKGRRPPNWNEFAEVVLSDSRKGVYIGDMPHTWVGAGYVNSVRGLIVMEEDKSKTLNLLFGTPREWLVDDGIALSNFPTHFGNLMMQAKWDDTDQRLNLDVDMPKDTDRKIYVRWPIHKESKPKQVVVEGDDSYRVDDHGIWFSGHTFKLVAKW, from the coding sequence ATGACCTTTTGCAAGAGACGTGTGTTGACCGTGTTGTCTATTCTTGTCCTGCTGATGATGGCCGCGACCGCCGCGCCGGCCGCATCCAATATCCCCGCAAAGGATACCTGGCGGGTGACCGCTTCCTCGATTCAGAGCGATGAATTTCTGCCGGGGTATCTGGCGGATAGTGACATGACGACCCGCTGGTCCAGTCAGGCCAAGGATGAGGAATGGGCGCTTATTGACCTTGGAAAGGTTGTGGAGATCACCGGCTTTACCCTGCATTGGGAGAACGGGTATTCGAGCAAATACAACCTCCTGGTATCGACCGATGCCCAGGTGTGGACGACGGTGTATATTAACGACGAGGGCGACGGGCAGATGGATGATATTTTTATCCGGCCCGTGTCTGCGAGATATGTCCGGCTGGATACACGGGAGAGAGCGACAAGCTGGGGGAATTCCCTCTGGGAATTTGATATCAAAGGGACTGACGACATTGTCGATATCTCGGTGATCGCGGGTGGTGGAGCGAATACCCCGGCATTGATGGATGGCCGCAAGGATACCGTCTGGAAAAGCGAGGCGGTTGACCGGGCAGAATTGCTTCTGGATTTGCGCAAGTCCAGAACGATATCCGGATTGCGTGTCGACTGGGGGGAGCAATATGCCGGTGCGGTCGATATGGCCATTTCGTTGGATGGAAAGGAATGGAAGGATGTCTCCTCCATCTCCGTCTCGGCAGGATCACAGGGGCAGTCCGATTTTGTTCCGCAAGATCCCTCGGAGGTACGCTACATCAGGCTTGTGCTGACGAACCCTATGAAAGCCGGGAGCGGTTTCGCGATTAGCGATATTTCATTGCGTGGCCCCAAGGAAGTGTTCACCCCTTTTATCCGGTATCAGTTTGATGCCCGGAGGGCTCCGTTCGGTGATTATCCACCACATGTCAGAGGTTATCAGACCTACTGGACGCTGGTTGGCCTTCCCATAGATACCGAGGAAAGTCTCTTTGATGAGTATGGCAATCTGGAATCCCGGCGCGACGGTCCCATGCTGATGCCCTATGTCAAAGAGGGGGACAATCTCTATTCGGCTGCGGTCGCGGCGAACATACGCCAGGAATTGCAGGACGGGTATCTGCCGGCTCCTATCGTGAAATGGGAGACGGGGAATGGACTGCATTTCAGGTCCGAGGCCATTACCAGCGGTCCTGTCGATGCCAGCATGACCTATGTGCGACATCGGCTTGAAAATCGTTCCGACACTGTACGAAAAGGCGACCTTATCGTCACGCTCAGGCCTGCCCAGATCAATCCCAAGTGGCAACATGGCGGATTGTCGCCTATCCATTCGATCCGGTATGTGCATGAAACCGGAAAACTGGTCATGGTTAACGACAAAAATACCTATCTGGCCCTTTCGCCTGCCGACAGTTTTCTTGGATCGCAATATGCTCACGGGGATATTGCCAACCACCTGCGAGGCAGGGTCATGCTGAGCGCCGGTGCAGACGGTAAGGGCGATGCCAAATCAATTGAAGACCAGACCGGGACCGGACTGCTTTCGGCAGCCTGGACCTATGCATTCGAATTGAAACCCGGTGAATCCAAGGAGGTAGTCTTTGCGGCTCCTCTGCATGAGACCCTGACCCATCTGAAAAAGGCCGGGGACTTCGAGACGTTGCGGAAGGAGTATGTGACCTTCTGGACCGACAAGCTTAACCGTGTGGGATTCGAGCTTGCCAACAAGGCTGTCGTCAATACCGTGAAGTCGCAGATAGCGTATATCCTCTTGAACAACGATGGCGTGGTCATCCAGCCAGGCGCGCGCAGCTACAACCGGACCTGGATGCGGGATGGCGCGATCATTTCCGCCACGCTCATGCGGCTTGGTTTTTTCGATGAGGTCAGGGATTTTCTGAACTGGTATGCCGAACGCGTGGAGCCTGACGGTCTCGTGCCGCCTATTCTCTTCACCAGCGGCGAGGTGTATGACGGCTGGGGGAGGAATATCGAATGGGACAGCCAGGGTCAGTTTATCTATGCAATCATGGAATACTATCGTTTTACGGGTGACAGAGGCTTTCTGGAAAAGCATTTTGATGCGGTTCACCGGGCGATGAAGTACATTGTCATGTTGCGTGAGCGGACGCTTGATCCGAAGCATTATGCCCATCTTGAGGCCGGTGAACGCCTGAAGGGCATCCTGCCTCCGTCTATCAGTCATGAAGGGTTTATTACCCCGATGCACAGTTATTGGGATGATTTCTGGGCTATTCGCGGTTGGGCGGACGGGATTGAAATGGCGGAAATCCTGGGCCGGAAATTTTTGGCCGACTGGGCGAGGACGGAGTCGAAAAACTTCACCACAAGCGTCAGGGAGTCCATTGAAAAAACGATGGCCTGGAAGTCTGCGGATTATATCCCTGTGGATGCGGACAAAGGCACTCCTGATCCGACCTCCATTGCCATTGCCATGTTTCCCACGGAAGCCTGGCATGTGCTGCCCGGAGATATCCTGGACCGGACGTTCCGGAACTATTACCGGATGGTGAAAGAACGGGATGCCGGTTCGACGCCGTATTCCTATACGCCTTACGAGGTGCGGAATATTCTGGCGCTCGCAACCCTGGGGTATCGCAAGGAAGCTTTCGACCTGCATGAAATATTGTTCAAGGGCAGGCGCCCGCCCAATTGGAATGAGTTTGCGGAGGTTGTGCTGTCCGACAGCCGCAAGGGTGTCTATATTGGTGATATGCCCCATACGTGGGTCGGGGCGGGTTATGTGAATTCTGTCCGGGGTCTTATCGTGATGGAAGAGGATAAAAGCAAAACCTTGAACCTGCTGTTTGGTACCCCACGCGAATGGCTTGTGGACGATGGCATTGCCCTTTCGAATTTTCCCACGCATTTCGGAAACCTGATGATGCAGGCGAAGTGGGATGACACCGATCAGCGACTGAATCTGGATGTGGATATGCCAAAAGACACGGATAGAAAAATTTATGTGCGCTGGCCAATCCACAAGGAAAGTAAGCCTAAGCAGGTGGTCGTTGAGGGCGATGACAGCTACCGTGTGGATGATCACGGTATCTGGTTCTCAGGTCATACGTTCAAGTTGGTGGCCAAATGGTAA
- the ugpC gene encoding sn-glycerol-3-phosphate ABC transporter ATP-binding protein UgpC — MASLTLRNIHKRFGKTAVLSGIDLDVADGEFAVIVGPSGCGKSTLLRTIAGLEEIDTGTITIGETDVSKFPPSERGIAMVFQSYALYPHMTVYDNMSFGMKIAGASAAEIDQAVRGAAETLGLTALLERKPKELSGGQRQRTAIGRAIVRRPRIFLFDEPLSNLDASLRVKMRHEIARLHETLATTMIYVTHDQVEAMTLADRIVVLRDGCIEQTGSPNDLYKYPANRFVAGFIGSPAMNFLAGVVVDHRQDITTIRLHSGATIQVNGVAGALPPDTPVTLGIRPEHLATGGAHNLVETQIMLVEPLGSHSYVYLDTPDAEGLLIFRASGDFGFAKGDRLTVGMAADHCHLFGKDGRQLRRKPSENLMTSQGDH, encoded by the coding sequence ATGGCCAGTCTGACCCTGCGAAATATTCACAAACGTTTTGGCAAGACCGCCGTGTTGTCGGGAATTGACCTTGATGTCGCCGATGGCGAGTTTGCGGTCATTGTCGGTCCCTCGGGTTGCGGCAAGTCAACGCTGTTGCGTACCATTGCGGGCCTCGAAGAGATCGATACGGGGACCATCACAATCGGTGAGACCGATGTCTCGAAGTTTCCCCCTTCCGAGCGCGGTATTGCGATGGTGTTTCAGTCCTATGCGCTGTATCCGCATATGACGGTCTATGACAACATGAGCTTCGGGATGAAAATTGCCGGAGCTTCAGCCGCAGAAATTGACCAGGCGGTGCGCGGGGCTGCCGAGACACTCGGCCTGACCGCGCTGCTTGAGCGGAAACCGAAAGAGCTTTCCGGTGGACAGCGTCAGCGCACGGCTATTGGCCGGGCGATCGTCAGGCGTCCGCGAATCTTCCTCTTTGATGAACCGCTTTCCAATCTGGATGCCTCTCTTCGTGTGAAGATGCGCCATGAGATTGCACGACTGCACGAGACGCTTGCCACCACCATGATCTATGTCACGCATGACCAGGTTGAGGCGATGACGTTGGCGGATCGGATCGTGGTACTCCGAGATGGATGTATTGAACAGACGGGTTCCCCCAATGACCTGTATAAGTATCCTGCCAACCGCTTTGTTGCCGGCTTTATCGGATCGCCGGCCATGAATTTCCTGGCCGGGGTGGTGGTGGATCATCGCCAGGATATCACAACGATCCGACTTCACAGTGGAGCGACGATCCAGGTGAATGGCGTTGCCGGAGCATTGCCCCCTGATACTCCGGTCACGCTCGGCATTCGTCCCGAGCATCTGGCGACGGGGGGTGCGCACAACCTCGTCGAGACGCAGATCATGCTGGTTGAGCCACTCGGCAGCCATTCCTATGTCTATCTGGACACACCGGATGCCGAAGGCCTGCTGATATTCCGCGCATCCGGCGATTTCGGTTTCGCGAAAGGCGACCGGCTGACGGTAGGTATGGCGGCAGACCACTGCCATCTTTTCGGGAAAGACGGAAGGCAGCTTCGGCGCAAACCTTCCGAAAACCTCATGACAAGTCAGGGAGATCACTGA
- a CDS encoding endonuclease/exonuclease/phosphatase family protein, with translation MPCTVRFLSYNVHGISPILNSMYVGIPVRNNDTRSGLMAWLLMDYDFVLLQEDFEFHRQIVHEFTYELVEQGNGPRIALAPLWLVTLPIKIANVGFQLFNSPGIPFRVPYGSGLTTASPYYKAVKEGVTQVPLPDCEGWLSRKNDCWSTKGLLRVPVRLPNGAEFDVYNTHLDAGRDEEDRSVRKKQITFLAGCIKKLSKDRAFILGGDFNSQYDQGENEASGEDYQILKHYLLDELALNDSNARPEPNGYWKNRVDYIFYRGGQGAKIELIGSGSEDQRFRHPVNRGKQSPNDKYEDLLSDHPAIRAEFKISPSPLSAPSSQDGESGSCAEEPVKEKMEIVW, from the coding sequence GTGCCCTGTACCGTTCGGTTTTTGTCCTACAATGTTCACGGAATTTCTCCAATCCTGAATTCCATGTATGTCGGAATACCTGTCAGGAATAATGATACCCGAAGTGGCCTGATGGCCTGGTTGCTCATGGATTATGATTTCGTATTATTACAAGAGGACTTTGAATTTCACCGGCAAATTGTCCATGAATTCACCTATGAGCTCGTAGAGCAGGGGAACGGGCCACGGATAGCGCTGGCCCCATTATGGCTGGTCACCCTTCCCATTAAAATCGCCAATGTTGGGTTTCAGTTATTTAATAGTCCCGGCATTCCTTTTCGTGTCCCCTATGGGTCGGGGCTGACCACAGCTTCACCCTACTATAAGGCAGTGAAAGAAGGAGTCACACAAGTACCGCTTCCAGATTGTGAAGGATGGTTGAGTAGGAAAAATGACTGCTGGTCGACCAAGGGGCTGCTTCGAGTGCCGGTTCGTCTTCCGAATGGCGCAGAATTTGACGTGTACAATACACACCTGGATGCCGGGAGAGATGAAGAAGACCGATCCGTTCGGAAAAAGCAGATTACATTCCTTGCAGGATGTATCAAGAAATTATCCAAAGATCGGGCCTTCATTTTGGGAGGTGATTTCAACTCACAATACGACCAAGGGGAAAATGAGGCCTCAGGAGAGGACTACCAAATTTTAAAACACTATCTCCTTGATGAGTTGGCTCTCAATGACAGCAATGCACGTCCAGAACCCAATGGATATTGGAAAAATCGAGTGGACTACATTTTCTATCGAGGAGGTCAAGGGGCGAAGATTGAATTAATCGGCTCTGGATCTGAAGATCAACGCTTCCGGCACCCTGTTAACCGAGGCAAACAATCTCCTAATGATAAATACGAAGACCTTCTTAGCGACCATCCTGCCATCCGGGCAGAATTTAAAATTTCCCCGTCGCCACTCTCCGCTCCTAGTTCACAGGATGGGGAAAGCGGGTCGTGTGCAGAAGAACCTGTTAAGGAGAAGATGGAGATAGTCTGGTAG
- a CDS encoding TetR/AcrR family transcriptional regulator, which yields MSNTPRTPAREKILAAATTLFFERGYQGTTVDDVIQRSGVSRPTLYSHFATKEDLGVAYLQLQRQQDLVSIKEAIRKEKTPESRYYGIIQLIADHLVKNDFRGCRYFNVIAELREASNPLVKEARHYIENLREFIREVVIDLKDSHKKYTNMDTDRVTDLYYLLVAGAIMGSQEYHERWPIDRAIEEVKRLIKE from the coding sequence ATGTCGAATACACCCCGAACCCCAGCACGAGAGAAGATCCTGGCTGCGGCCACCACGCTTTTTTTTGAGCGGGGCTATCAAGGGACCACGGTTGATGATGTCATTCAACGTTCGGGTGTATCCCGCCCCACGCTTTATTCCCACTTTGCCACGAAGGAAGACTTAGGGGTTGCGTATCTGCAACTGCAGCGACAACAAGACCTCGTAAGCATTAAGGAGGCCATACGAAAAGAAAAGACCCCGGAGAGTCGCTATTATGGCATCATCCAACTGATTGCCGACCACCTGGTAAAAAACGATTTCCGTGGATGCCGGTACTTTAACGTCATTGCCGAACTTCGGGAGGCCAGTAATCCGTTGGTCAAAGAAGCCCGGCATTACATCGAGAATCTCCGGGAATTTATTCGTGAGGTGGTGATCGATCTAAAAGACTCCCATAAGAAATATACAAATATGGATACCGACCGGGTCACCGACCTGTACTATCTGCTGGTCGCTGGGGCAATTATGGGGAGTCAGGAATATCACGAGCGATGGCCTATTGACCGCGCGATTGAGGAGGTCAAGCGGTTGATTAAGGAATAA